CCCATATCTTCCTGTGTCTGATACAGTTGTTGTTGGTGAAAATAGTGTAAATCGCGATGAGGTCAAACTAATTCAGACTCCACAAGTCTCCAAAACAGAATTCCTAAAAGAGATTTTAAAAAGCAAGAACAGAGATTTTAGTGATGAGAGTTCTCTGATTTTTGCAAATGGTGGAGATAGGTATTTTGTTCTTGGAGATTCTCGTGCAAAAAAATTGACTTTCTCATCGGATATAAAAGATTCTGTCTGTTTTGAAGAGGGTTATAAAGAGCGGATTTTTATTGGAAATGGTTTTGATGTTCATCAGTTTAGTTTTGAAGACAATAGAAAACTTGTTCTTGGTGGAGTTGAAATTGAGAGCGAACTCTCTTTTAAGGCACACTCTGATGGCGATGTTTTAATTCATTCAATTATTGATGGGATTTTAGGAGCTTCAGGTATTGGTGATATTGGGGAACTTTTTCCAGACAATGATGAGCAGTATAAAGATATAGATTCAAAAAGATTACTTCAAACAGTGCATGACCTCATCGAAAAAATTGGTTTGGAAATCTCAAATATTGATGTAACAATTATTGCACAAGCACCGAAACTTGGAAAATATAAAGATGAAATCCGAAAGAATCTATCTCAAATTTTAAGAGTTCCTCTTTTTTATATAAATATTAAAGCAACAACAAGTGAAAAACTTGGTTTTATTGGTCGAAAAGAGGGTGTTGGTGTTCTCTCAACAGTCTCTTTAAAACATATTGATTGGCAAAATCTTTAAATTAAAAAACTTAGAACAAAAAAAATTTTTTTTCAATAAAGAATTGCAAAAAGAAGAGTCTGTTAAAATGGCATGAAAAAGAGGTTTAAATGGCAAATCACTATTTAGAAATGTTAGTTCATGTTCCACTTTCAACTCATAAAGAACCGCAAAAAGTTCTTGTTGTTACAGATAGAAAAGAGGAAATTGGGAATGAGTTGGAGAAACAGAAACTATTTTTAAATCTCGAGACAACTTTTTCGGATTCT
Above is a genomic segment from Thiovulum sp. ES containing:
- a CDS encoding 2-C-methyl-D-erythritol 2,4-cyclodiphosphate synthase (PFAM: YgbB family; Uncharacterized protein family UPF0007~TIGRFAM: 2-C-methyl-D-erythritol 2,4-cyclodiphosphate synthase) — encoded protein: PYLPVSDTVVVGENSVNRDEVKLIQTPQVSKTEFLKEILKSKNRDFSDESSLIFANGGDRYFVLGDSRAKKLTFSSDIKDSVCFEEGYKERIFIGNGFDVHQFSFEDNRKLVLGGVEIESELSFKAHSDGDVLIHSIIDGILGASGIGDIGELFPDNDEQYKDIDSKRLLQTVHDLIEKIGLEISNIDVTIIAQAPKLGKYKDEIRKNLSQILRVPLFYINIKATTSEKLGFIGRKEGVGVLSTVSLKHIDWQNL